The genomic region GGAAACCATGCATAACACCCAAATGTTCTAATTGGATAAAATCAAGATATGCCTAAACTATTACATAACTAACTAATAAGGTGCATAAAAGGGAGTATATCACAAGCAATGAGACCACCAAGaccacaaaaatgaaaaaaaaagaaaagcccTTTTTTAAAGTGAGATTTTGACCAAAGCAACAAACTGGTGGGAACAGGGTCCCAACAAACCAAAATTACCTAATCAAAACAATGGAGTTTAGGAAAGCACCCCAAACCATGTTCTTGACAACATTCCTTGTGCAGGAGAAATAGTAGCCAAGGAAGTAGACAAAAACACTAGCACTAGAAACAAGATAGCCAAGGAGACAAAACACAAATGATAGGTTTTGAAAGGCATAGACTACAACCTATTTCCTAAAGGACCACCTTGAACCAAGACATTCTCATCCAAGGAAAGAGACCTTGATTATCTAAAAAACAACTAGTTTTGAAAGGGACCCAGTAACTTCTGAGACATAACTCCTACAAATACAGCAATAAGGACCACCTCCATAGGCCCACTGCAATTAAAAAAGTAAACCACCAGGTTTTGAAAGGCATCCAGTAACCTTGTACAAATATAAATCCTACAAATAACCTTGTTCATAGAATGTAAAAAGGACAACAAAGAGCCAAAGAACTCCTGAGAATGAGCCCCACCAATATCAACATGGTCCTTGTTGAGGCTTCAAATAGGATAACCAAATAGAGTCATCCTAGAAAATCCCACTAGATGATGGGGGGAGAGAGGGAAAAAATAAAGACCCACAAAAGAAGCAATGTCCACCAAAGGAAACTAGCTTCCACCATAGAAGCAATCATAAAGAAGGAAGAGCCCTATTTGGTCAATTTCCTACAAGGTAACTAGCCCTCAACACTACTCCAGAGTAAACCCATAGCTAACAATGAATAGTTGACTCCACTAGAAACAAACCCTCATCACCAACAAAAAACCTCAAGGTCCTACCCTTAACACTGCAAGCCACAGAGATATTTTCCACCGCAAGGAAGAGTCTGCAATCAATCCTAGTAGATAGCTACAAACCAAATGCCTAGGAATGGGGCACAAACAGAAAACCCCAATCTGCACAATTTAATCCCAAGTGTAGGTCCATCAAAACCAAACTTGTAAGAATGAAGAACAATAGGGTCAGCACAAAAAAGGCCTCCTACCATCATCTAATAGGGCAGCAAATCAAAACCAAGAAGGCCCTCACAACAATGGGAATAGGGAAAAAAGGGGTCCCATGAACAACGATCAGGGGCATAGATCAAATCCCTCCAAATATGAAGGATCACCACTGCACAAGCTCTGCAGAAAAAAGCTTGCAACCACCACAGAGGTCTAAAAAACAAGAAAGATTGCAAAAGGAAATGACAACCACCTAGGGTGAGGAGAGGAGTCATTTCCCACTCTAGAATTAGGGGACCAGAGAAAAAGTGAGCCCCTCCACCACTCTCATAGAAAAAAATGGCCAACATGGAGTAGACAATGAGTTGAATAAGAAAGCCTCTGTATGGACCTTCAACATCATAGAGGGGAAGAGTGAAGGTCTAAAGAGACACAACCACTAGAGGGTGGGGTTCCCAAAACCTAACAAACTGGAGCACCCAAGTAGAAACCAATCTCAAGAAAACCCACAAAAGAAAAGACCTCAAATTGACCAAAGACCGAGGTTGACATTCGAATTGTACAGTCAatcaataagaaaaataaaacccCCATAGATAGTTTGGGAGAGGAAGAGCCCAACAAGAGAGTGAAGCTCTAGAAGACCCAACCCCAAAGAACTCCAATGAGAAAACCAGGAAAAAAATCAACCTTCAAGCAGCCAACAAACAAACCCAAAACCATATGGGTCGACATCTCCATCTCCACCCTCCTCTTTGACACCCTCCAAAACCCTTCACTCACCTCCTCCTCTACTCTTTCTCATCATTTTCAAGGTCTAATTTAGTAATTCAATGCATAATACGCAAATATTAAACCAACCTAAAAATGATGATAAAATTATCCAAAGACCTTATACAATCACATATAAAAATACCTAATTAAGCAAACAACATAGACATTATGAATATAGAGATGCATGATTAAATTTGTCATGAtataaagaacaaaaataaataaaaacaaatatgaTATGCAAATTTTTACAACATTTTGTACAAataaaatagattaattaaataagaaaactTATCTAAACCAAATAATTGAGTCAAAAGTTGAAATATAAGAATACCCTAAGTAAACACACTAAATGAACAATGTGAATATAGGAATATAATTTTAAATTGACCATAATATAaaaaacaaatcctaaacaaatAAAAACAAGATACCACATGCAATTACCCAAAAAATTTGTGTCAACAAAATGGAATTAAAATACTTatgtaataaaaattaaattattaaaatcactaatcaattcaaaattgaaagaaaaagtatattattaaaaaaaaaactaactttATAACATAATATCcatgaaaatcaacaaaagatgataaacaattaaattataatatCGAGAAAATCAATAAACTCAAATCTAGATAAGCACTAAAAAATACTGTACTTCGAAAGTCTATGAAAAAGTAATTGACTAATCACTATCAATCTTTCAAAAGATTCTGATATTAAAATAGATTAATTAAGTAGGAAGACTTATCTAATAAAAACCAAATAACTAAGTCAAAAGTTGAGATATAACAATACCCTAACTAAACATAATAAATGAGCAACGTGAATATAAGAATATAATTTGAAATTGACCACATGCACTATCCAAAGAAATTTGTATcaactaattaattaaaaagacGTGTAATAAAAAATCAAATTACTAAAACCACTAATcaattaaaaattgaaataaaaaatatatttaaaaagacTTTCTTTATAACATAATATGCATGAAAGTCAACAAAAGATTATAAACAATATAACTATAATATTgagaaaatcaaataaaatcaaatcTAGATAAGCCCTAAATGATAGTGTAGTTCTAAAGTCTATGAAAAAACAATTGACTAATCACGATCAATCTTTCAGAAGATTCCGATATTATTTTCTAGATTACATATGGAATTTTCTTCACATAAATATCCATATTATATTTATGATAGAGCTGCAGTTACATTTTTAACGCAGCAcgttaaaagttaaaacattatTTATTTGACCTAGAATAGATAATGCGACAGGCGAGGCGTAGGAATTGCGTACATTTCTGAGCGTTTCTTTAACACAACTCCAAAGACGTCGGCCATGTCGATTTCGTCTCTGCTCATCCCATCAGGAAGAGCCCAGTCAAAGGAATGCAACAGTGAAGCCAAAATGTAATGGAGGAGTTTATCAACCAAAGGAAGTCCCAGGCATATTCTTCTTCCTGCTCCAAACGGTGTAAAATCAAAATCCTGTCCTTTAAAATCCACATTACTGTTGTCGCCTCGAAGAAATCTGTCAGGAGAAAAAACGCAAGGATCCTTCCATCCGGCAGGGTCCCGTGCTATTGCCCACACGTTAACCATAACCTGGGTGTGTTTTGGAATCCTAAATCCTGAGACATCACAGCAACTGTCAGCTCTGTGCGGAAGCATCAGAGGAGCGACAGGATGCAACCGTAGCACTTCTTTCACCACTGCCTGAAGATATGCGAGATGTTCTATGTCAGTTTCTTCGACTCTTCTGTTCCTCCCCACTTCCTCATCAAGCTCCGCTTGGACCCGTTTCATTATCTCCGGGTTGCGAATGACCTCTGCCACTGCCCATTCTAGTGTCGAACCAGTCGTGTCAATCCCAGAAGTAAGAAGTTCCTGCAACACCCGAGAAAGAACTCATATATCAAAGACATTAGATTTTCACACGCCTAGGTATTTTTAGATTCAATTGTATgagatttgtttttcatcaacattttcttGATAAAAACAATCATCAGAATGATAGAAAATGTAATCTGAAACGGTTTCAATCATAAAATATGATCTGTTGATACAAAATAGATCTAATacaattgaattcaaaaattaCATGCACAATTCACACATCATTATCCTAGCAAGTTTATTAATCGGAGAATTTTAAATACTTACAAAAATGGCAGCTCTGATGTCTGTAAGAGTCAGATCATCATCTCTTGATTCCAACAGGACATCAAGCATGTCTTTGTgtgcatcattttctttgattttACTATCCAAGCGATTGTTTATAAGAACATCTAAGAAGTGATGAATTCTTTGTAAGCACATGGTGATCTTACCACCCAACCCCTGAGGATCTAAGAAGGCAAGAAATGGAAAATAATCCACTAAATTAGGAGTTCCAACAAGGTTCAACCATGTCTTAGCTGCGTCCAGGAACTCCATTGAGTCGGGATTGTTGGGATCGAGCAGCTTGGTACTGAATATCATCTTGCCCAATATATTTACTGCGGTGTAGTGCACGGTATGGCCAATATTCAAACTCTTTCCTTTGTTTTGGAAAATGGATTGGATCATTTCGAATACCTCATCTCTCCTGACATGCTGGAAAGCTTCAAGTTTCCTGCGAGACATGAGCTCGGTTGTTGAAATACGTCTGAGTTTCCTCCAATAGGGTCCATTCTGAGCAAACGATATGGAGGACATGTGGTGAGAGAGCATCTTGATTCCTTGCAAGACTACTCGCCCAGCAAAGACGTGGTCGTGGGTTCTGAGAATCTCCTTGGCCATGGAAGGAGAGGACACCACAACTGTCGTTCTCATGCCCAGACGGAGTGTCATTAGAGGCCCGTACTGCTTAGAAAGAGTGCTGAGGTATTCATGGGGCCTTTGCCCCAACTGGAATAGATTTCCTACAACTGGCCAACCAGGTGGTCCAGGAGGAAGAGGAAGACCCATTTTCCTCTTTCTCCATGCCAATATGTAAAGTATGCAAACACTGCCTATCAGCACATAAAACCCATATACCCATTGGGTCCCCATGGCAAAAACACTTTCAGCTCTGAAAGCTTGCTACTTTACTTGATTTAATCTCTTACACCTAAATCCTAACTATCTCAAATGCAAAGGACAGCGATAAACATCCTAGCGGAAGAATTGCAATTCTAGTAACCCCCAATGTCAATAGACATGACACCTTGTAGGGCTCAAATAGACAAACATTTTTTGTTAAACAAATATCGTATCTTATTATAAAATGTATATTTACTCAATGTATTACATCTTTTAAAAACTTTAATTATATTTTACAACAAGAAATCACTATGTAAAAGCCACACGGCTATGAATTTTGGGGCAATTAGCATCGAGCTGGAAAacaaaaggaattcaatatttttcACATACAATATATAGACAAAATATTATCTCTCAAATATGAGTATTTAAGTATAGGTCACTTATTCAACAATAAAGGTTTGTCTTCTCAAGAACTGACCCCACTTATGAGGGTAATAGTTTGACCCAACTCTCACATCGTCCATAATTGACGTTAGGGTGTTTGATTGCTTATTTTTATATCACAAGTTTACTATTTGTGATGTGTTACTATTGTGTAAAGGAAATAAACTCTAGTTTAACTTATATACCTTTTAAATCtagattaaataaatttttttggttATATATTGATATAAAAATAATCTGATGTAGCAATTAAATGTAAAAAATTATCAATATAAATAAGTATATTTAGCTATATGATTAATGGGTGTAATAAATTTGTTGTAGATTGGAATTAGATATGTCATTggattagaaaattaaaattttgaacttaTCGTAAACTTAAAATTGGTTTATTTTCTTTACATTGTGTATGGATGATTTTAAAGATTAGAGATGAGTACACAACCATAAAGTTGTCTACCTATAAAGTAGTCATGTGTGATCTACAAATTAATCTTACACACTTCAGTCTATCTAACCTAACTTCTTCTATGGATTTTGACATATGTTGACCGATTATATTTATAATAACATTTTTGGGATTGTTGTAATTTTTGGTGTGCTAATCCTACTTAGGTGGTTTGCCTATATGGCTTGGTAGGTAGGGTGGTGGGTTAGATACTTTTCCTATATATGTGCCCCTTCCTACAATTTTTACTCATCTCACTCAATACATCtctctactttttctttgcatttctATCTCTACATTGTTTCCATTATGCATAGTTTTCCTTGCTAATCTCACATGATATCAAATCCTTTGCTACTACAAGGAAAATGCAAATATTTTGCTAGAAAAACCATCATGAAGATTTGAGGAGAAGTTTTGGTCTATTCAATTTTGTAGAATTGGTTTGAATTTTGTGCTCAATTTAAGTCAATTTGCAATTATTTTTGTTGATCTTCTCAAATgggttggtgtaaattatgtctcataattacactttacttaagttgacttaggatattGCATTTCATAGTGGTTTACATATGAGACACTTGGAgaagtgtgcatctagggaagttgcttgtaagagaaattctaccttttgtggtcttatcttgttgtcacattccacctttagtgggtgatccacctcttgtggaatattctattatgtctcctacctacccttgtttctcattgggccacatcTCATGATCTTGTGTTCacatatatccatatggccttgcctttataaggagACTCATCTTCATTGTTTAGTTTATCTAGTTGATCcattttttgcatcttgatgagaatacagtttattcttatcaatcctTGTATCTCTTATATTGTGCTATTCATTGGgctctagatcttggttattattggcaaattattacatggtattagagccattgggagTCTATTGGGTAGTCATTTGGAGAGATCTTGGTGTATTCAATTTTAATATCTAAGGACCCATGCAATTTGGGAGCATCCTATGCCAAATCTGACATCACTATTGAGTTCAAGAggctatttccatgaattttgagtataagtttgactattttttgtgaaaaCTGGTTTCAAGGCATCAAGAATTTATTTTTGCCTCCTAGGCTGTACAGtacgattttttcaaaaaaataataaaaaattatttctgcaaatttttcttttaaaaattccATTATTTTTAAATTTGCAGTTTTTATgtttattgtaaaaaaaaattatttgaaaaaaaaaatcattaaaaattattgTTTTGAGGGGGGGGATTAACTCCACCCCCATATACCATCTAAAGCCTATTGTTATTGCAGGATATATATTGTCCATTTGATCACCATTGTGTTGCCATCACTCATACCATTTTTGATGCTCGCCCTTCTTGCTCAACCATCGACCCATCCTGCTCCTCTAGTTTGCCTACCAACGACTCAAGTTTGACCACTGCTTGGCTTTTGGTGCCACTTTTTTCTCCCGTCTATAGTTGGATCTCCCCACCACTACCTCACTTACCACCACCCTGAGCTTTCCCAGTACCCACATCCTCAACCACTTTTGCCACAAGGTCATTTTTGGTTGGCCGACAACCAGACACAACCTATTTTTAGTTGTTGATAGAGCCATGTGGCATCCTTCCATTGGGTTGTACCTATAGAGTAACTACACATGACTACTACCACCTCAACACCTAGTTAGCGCCACATCAAAGTGCATGGTCAGTAGTCGTACA from Cryptomeria japonica chromosome 3, Sugi_1.0, whole genome shotgun sequence harbors:
- the LOC131077164 gene encoding (S)-N-methylcoclaurine 3'-hydroxylase isozyme 1; translated protein: MGTQWVYGFYVLIGSVCILYILAWRKRKMGLPLPPGPPGWPVVGNLFQLGQRPHEYLSTLSKQYGPLMTLRLGMRTTVVVSSPSMAKEILRTHDHVFAGRVVLQGIKMLSHHMSSISFAQNGPYWRKLRRISTTELMSRRKLEAFQHVRRDEVFEMIQSIFQNKGKSLNIGHTVHYTAVNILGKMIFSTKLLDPNNPDSMEFLDAAKTWLNLVGTPNLVDYFPFLAFLDPQGLGGKITMCLQRIHHFLDVLINNRLDSKIKENDAHKDMLDVLLESRDDDLTLTDIRAAIFELLTSGIDTTGSTLEWAVAEVIRNPEIMKRVQAELDEEVGRNRRVEETDIEHLAYLQAVVKEVLRLHPVAPLMLPHRADSCCDVSGFRIPKHTQVMVNVWAIARDPAGWKDPCVFSPDRFLRGDNSNVDFKGQDFDFTPFGAGRRICLGLPLVDKLLHYILASLLHSFDWALPDGMSRDEIDMADVFGVVLKKRSEMYAIPTPRLSHYLF